In Saccharothrix syringae, the following are encoded in one genomic region:
- a CDS encoding L,D-transpeptidase produces the protein MRHDRTSEPGNAATCRIRGIVLGGLALSVLTVATFTLTVAEDRGHGESVPGPSAGRYTVRAVDEPVGDVASPQPRSVSEEQLAELPQADTFTEVIGAPLDSAPERVPDGTVAHPTRTIAGYESPGGEPVVTVPSTQPLGIEPARTRVDTWLPVLERRPGWIQVALPSRPNNSVAWLHLGTEITLATTPYVITVDRDAFTMTLHRHSHEIGRWTVGIGGSNSVTPTGRTFVIAAVHNPTATYTPVLLAVGAHSETYTTYGGGPGTVGIHGWPDPTVFGTADSDGCIRVPADALHTLTTAYSGSPVPAGTPVMIR, from the coding sequence GTGCGTCACGACAGGACGAGCGAACCCGGGAACGCGGCCACATGCCGCATCCGGGGAATCGTTCTCGGCGGGCTCGCGCTGTCCGTCCTGACCGTGGCCACGTTCACTCTCACCGTCGCCGAGGACCGGGGACACGGCGAATCCGTCCCCGGCCCTTCGGCCGGCCGGTACACCGTGCGGGCCGTCGACGAGCCGGTCGGCGATGTGGCTTCACCGCAGCCCCGATCGGTATCCGAAGAGCAACTCGCCGAGCTACCGCAAGCCGATACGTTCACCGAAGTCATAGGCGCACCACTCGATTCGGCTCCCGAGCGGGTGCCGGACGGCACGGTGGCGCACCCCACACGCACCATCGCAGGGTACGAGTCACCGGGCGGCGAACCCGTCGTCACGGTGCCCAGCACGCAGCCACTGGGCATCGAACCGGCGCGCACCCGCGTCGACACCTGGCTGCCGGTGCTGGAGCGACGACCGGGCTGGATTCAGGTCGCCCTGCCGTCACGGCCCAACAACAGCGTGGCCTGGCTGCACCTGGGAACGGAGATCACGCTCGCCACGACGCCCTATGTGATCACCGTTGACCGGGATGCCTTCACGATGACGTTGCACCGACACAGCCACGAGATCGGTCGGTGGACGGTCGGAATCGGTGGCAGCAACTCGGTCACCCCCACAGGTCGCACGTTCGTGATCGCCGCAGTCCACAACCCCACCGCTACCTACACCCCGGTGCTGTTGGCCGTAGGTGCGCACTCCGAGACCTACACCACGTACGGGGGAGGGCCGGGCACCGTCGGCATCCACGGCTGGCCCGACCCGACCGTCTTCGGCACGGCCGACTCCGATGGCTGCATCCGGGTCCCTGCTGACGCGCTACACACCCTGACCACCGCCTACAGCGGAAGTCCGGTGCCCGCAGGCACACCCGTGATGATCCGCTAG
- a CDS encoding helix-turn-helix domain-containing protein, whose amino-acid sequence MTDDKRDRVRPAASDRDSYLERCLRVLEAVALQPAPSTLARISQRSDLPLSTVHRLVQVLEGSGVVQRVGRRYRIGGRLVAITAHGTLERRDQNR is encoded by the coding sequence ATGACCGATGACAAGCGTGACCGGGTGCGGCCGGCGGCATCGGACCGTGATTCCTACCTGGAGCGCTGCCTGCGCGTGCTCGAAGCCGTTGCTCTGCAACCGGCGCCGTCGACGCTGGCCCGGATTAGCCAACGCAGCGATCTGCCGTTGAGCACGGTCCACCGTCTCGTGCAGGTCCTGGAGGGCAGCGGCGTCGTGCAACGGGTTGGCCGCCGCTACCGGATCGGCGGGCGACTCGTTGCCATCACCGCCCACGGCACCCTCGAACGGCGCGACCAAAACCGGTAG
- a CDS encoding ATP-binding protein has protein sequence MTRKGRPSRRITDPPAAPLLIQDGIEVTDDAVWTWAQIPDGSTELMEDGELEAATWATAAAMHTLLPVDAEYHVKIMWARYSPEDYRDSWTSMPGVRAPGADYYIELGAHRIARNSEGGHFRRRVVLLGVRWPTRDTSSPWERRRQAIAAQLRSRAAMLRDAHGRVDELAPAVRRWFSQVRDSPLRGVPAPAATIAWAYARELRRTADLAPVGQDELSGAQLVSLMHGDVTPSPDGRYVTTRDASTGATRHVAVLVPAVNGFPADELEIPGGEWLALLTELIDVEASVRGVNHGRTGSLALLRAGRKWTRSQSLEAGEAGTVPPEEIDEAELALAERDREVRRRVDVLVTSHPRWVVHAGTVEELTDRVEALRRRYTGIVALELAPNIQDLLWKELLPGDWVRVPEFGQVQPMRTLAGSWFHGGSAVGDTSGPYIGGNLGATPGPVRLHLVSRTADDRRMPTTMSFTGRSGSGKSTAVMLTVLAALAEGAWCLLADPKGDLAGIVEVADRILGVPVQVVDVTAPEAAGSMDPMRWAPTADEARALTLDALLGVLSGEDRRGTEAVLEAAIDRVLARPRKMWSATAVIGDLVATSGDSPAAQAARTLGETLSVRSRQSDVRAVLGAPTADAAPMLSGRGLVYLRLDGLGLPQPGSVAEQWTVPQRCAMTTFRVSTAYALMQSRHVRELIKLVALTELHRITAYPEGRALVQWLARTGRALKTYLLLDSQSAVELAAIEGLVEQLVMSAAFEALGREEQQAQAVLLHRPDAGPRLRQAQGMLGPGECVMRDRHNRLGLVAFDRLTEWIADTLSTDAAEDSADLYAYDTEPVDAAPRDHSEDGTAADTTTPDEPRARDVVDVRQRTDRQEEVR, from the coding sequence GTGACGCGCAAGGGACGGCCATCGCGCCGGATTACCGATCCGCCCGCCGCTCCGTTGCTCATCCAGGACGGTATCGAGGTCACCGATGATGCGGTGTGGACGTGGGCGCAGATCCCGGACGGCTCCACCGAGCTGATGGAGGACGGCGAACTGGAGGCCGCGACCTGGGCCACCGCTGCCGCGATGCACACGCTGCTGCCGGTCGACGCCGAGTACCACGTGAAAATCATGTGGGCGCGGTACTCGCCCGAGGACTACCGCGACAGCTGGACCTCGATGCCCGGGGTGCGTGCCCCGGGCGCGGACTACTACATCGAGCTGGGCGCGCACCGCATCGCACGCAACAGCGAGGGCGGCCATTTCCGTCGCCGGGTCGTGCTGCTCGGCGTCCGTTGGCCCACCCGCGATACCAGCTCGCCGTGGGAACGCCGCCGCCAGGCCATCGCCGCCCAGCTGCGCTCCCGCGCGGCGATGCTGCGCGACGCCCACGGCCGCGTCGACGAACTGGCACCGGCCGTGCGGCGCTGGTTCAGCCAGGTACGGGACAGCCCCCTTCGGGGCGTTCCGGCTCCTGCCGCGACGATCGCGTGGGCCTACGCCCGCGAGCTGCGCCGCACCGCCGACCTCGCCCCGGTTGGACAGGACGAGTTGTCCGGCGCGCAGCTGGTGTCGCTCATGCACGGCGACGTCACACCCAGTCCTGACGGCCGCTACGTCACCACCCGGGACGCGAGCACCGGTGCCACCCGGCACGTGGCGGTGCTGGTGCCGGCCGTTAACGGGTTCCCGGCCGACGAGCTGGAGATCCCCGGTGGGGAGTGGCTGGCGCTGCTGACCGAGCTGATCGACGTGGAGGCGTCAGTGCGCGGGGTCAACCACGGCCGTACCGGCTCGCTGGCGCTGTTGCGCGCCGGCCGCAAATGGACCCGCTCGCAGAGCCTGGAAGCAGGCGAGGCGGGCACCGTCCCGCCGGAGGAGATCGACGAGGCCGAGCTCGCGCTCGCCGAACGCGACCGGGAGGTGCGGCGGCGCGTTGACGTGCTGGTGACCTCGCACCCGCGGTGGGTGGTGCACGCCGGAACCGTGGAGGAGTTGACCGACCGCGTGGAGGCGCTGCGTCGCCGCTACACCGGCATCGTCGCGCTGGAGCTGGCACCGAACATCCAGGACCTGCTGTGGAAGGAGCTGCTGCCGGGCGACTGGGTGCGCGTGCCGGAGTTCGGCCAGGTGCAGCCGATGCGCACCCTGGCCGGGTCGTGGTTCCATGGCGGCTCGGCGGTCGGGGACACCAGCGGTCCTTACATCGGCGGCAACCTCGGTGCGACGCCGGGACCGGTGCGGCTGCACCTGGTCTCCCGCACCGCTGACGACCGGCGAATGCCGACCACCATGTCGTTCACCGGCCGCTCCGGTTCGGGCAAGAGCACCGCGGTGATGTTGACGGTGCTCGCCGCGCTGGCCGAGGGCGCCTGGTGCCTGCTGGCCGACCCCAAGGGCGACCTGGCCGGCATCGTCGAGGTCGCCGACCGCATCCTCGGTGTCCCGGTGCAGGTCGTCGATGTCACCGCCCCGGAAGCCGCTGGGTCGATGGACCCGATGCGGTGGGCGCCCACAGCCGACGAGGCCCGTGCCCTGACCCTGGACGCCCTGCTGGGTGTGCTCAGCGGCGAGGACCGGCGCGGCACCGAGGCGGTGCTGGAAGCCGCGATCGACCGGGTCCTGGCCCGGCCCCGGAAGATGTGGTCGGCCACCGCCGTGATCGGCGACCTCGTCGCCACCTCCGGCGACAGCCCCGCCGCGCAGGCAGCACGGACACTGGGCGAGACGCTGTCGGTGCGCTCCCGGCAGTCCGACGTGCGCGCCGTACTGGGCGCACCGACCGCTGACGCCGCGCCCATGCTGTCCGGTCGCGGTCTGGTCTACCTGCGCTTGGACGGCCTGGGCTTGCCCCAGCCCGGCAGCGTGGCGGAGCAGTGGACGGTTCCCCAGCGCTGCGCGATGACCACCTTCCGGGTCTCCACCGCCTACGCGCTGATGCAGTCGCGCCACGTGCGGGAGCTGATCAAGCTGGTCGCGCTGACCGAGCTGCACCGCATCACCGCCTACCCGGAAGGCCGCGCGCTGGTGCAGTGGCTGGCCCGCACCGGCCGCGCGCTCAAGACCTACCTGCTGCTGGACTCCCAGTCCGCGGTCGAGCTGGCCGCCATCGAGGGCCTGGTCGAGCAGCTGGTCATGAGCGCGGCGTTCGAGGCGCTGGGGCGAGAAGAGCAGCAGGCCCAGGCGGTGCTGCTGCACCGGCCCGACGCGGGCCCGCGCCTGCGGCAGGCCCAGGGCATGTTGGGGCCGGGCGAGTGCGTGATGCGCGACCGGCACAACCGGCTCGGCCTGGTGGCCTTCGACCGGCTCACCGAATGGATCGCCGACACCCTGTCCACCGACGCCGCCGAGGACTCCGCCGACCTCTACGCCTACGACACCGAACCGGTCGATGCCGCCCCTCGCGACCACTCCGAGGACGGGACAGCAGCCGACACCACGACGCCGGATGAACCGCGTGCCCGGGACGTGGTTGATGTCCGGCAACGGACCGACCGGCAGGAGGAGGTCCGGTGA
- a CDS encoding GNAT family N-acetyltransferase: MRVEHLVVAPLLAVDRSVEAMLERCSDRTVLERCGGGSPDAARLYLRTLLERHRHTTVAGWREHQLVGVATAVHEDNGSELAVLVEDTWQRRGIATALLTRLLADTAGPFPLRAQVTVANTAALALLRRVAPTARLDTLDAGVIEVEFNHAPHDHMRRTSWQPTEPEPGPSLSA, translated from the coding sequence ATGCGCGTGGAACACCTTGTCGTGGCACCTCTGCTCGCGGTCGACCGCAGCGTCGAGGCGATGCTGGAGCGGTGCTCCGACCGCACCGTGCTGGAACGGTGCGGCGGGGGTTCACCGGACGCCGCCCGCCTCTACCTCCGCACGCTGCTCGAGCGGCACCGACACACCACCGTGGCCGGGTGGCGGGAGCACCAGCTCGTCGGCGTGGCCACGGCCGTGCACGAAGACAACGGCAGCGAGCTGGCGGTCCTGGTCGAGGACACCTGGCAACGCCGAGGGATTGCCACCGCACTCCTAACTCGGCTGCTGGCCGACACCGCAGGGCCGTTTCCTCTGCGCGCGCAGGTGACCGTCGCCAACACCGCGGCCCTGGCCCTTCTGCGTCGCGTCGCTCCGACGGCGCGGCTCGACACGCTCGATGCCGGCGTGATCGAGGTCGAGTTCAACCACGCCCCCCATGACCACATGAGGAGGACGTCGTGGCAACCGACCGAACCAGAGCCAGGTCCAAGCCTGAGCGCATGA
- a CDS encoding conjugal transfer protein → MVDGVREPWWTRARRLVVLGAITVFTVLGAVDVTVTMVGALRPSTSTPASEIADEVLDGVAEGVAVDYLSWDARERERREQALRRWALPDREVDGWDGQGRQSADSAAVLARARRGVDQAVVTVRVRVVPYAPDEQAGAQNPSSTQPPAEEPDASPPVTESGVPAAQPAPTDPPGWQAHPARWLVLAVPLARHDGRVLLTAPPALVGDPGTTAGEPVPVVETVNDDRFTRETRQAVQNFFEALATGELDFVRAPRARVSSLESAVALVEVRQWRGMQAQPGAPPQQRAGVASVVWRVAENAGQLTCTYRLDLHRQDDRWLLAGIDIDTGKAP, encoded by the coding sequence GTGGTCGACGGTGTCCGTGAACCGTGGTGGACGCGGGCGCGTCGCCTGGTCGTGTTGGGCGCGATCACCGTGTTCACGGTCCTGGGCGCGGTCGACGTGACCGTCACGATGGTCGGTGCCCTGCGCCCGTCGACGTCGACACCTGCGTCGGAGATCGCCGACGAGGTGCTCGACGGGGTCGCCGAGGGCGTGGCGGTGGACTACCTGTCCTGGGACGCCCGGGAGCGAGAGCGACGCGAGCAGGCGCTGCGGCGGTGGGCGTTGCCCGACCGTGAGGTCGACGGCTGGGACGGGCAGGGCCGCCAATCCGCAGACAGCGCCGCCGTGCTCGCTCGTGCACGGCGGGGCGTCGACCAGGCCGTGGTGACCGTGCGGGTGCGGGTCGTGCCCTACGCCCCGGACGAGCAGGCTGGAGCACAGAATCCGTCATCGACGCAACCGCCCGCCGAGGAACCCGACGCCTCGCCACCCGTCACCGAATCCGGCGTCCCGGCCGCGCAACCCGCACCCACGGACCCTCCGGGCTGGCAGGCGCACCCGGCGCGCTGGCTGGTCCTCGCGGTCCCTCTCGCGCGGCACGACGGTCGCGTGCTGTTGACCGCGCCTCCCGCGCTGGTCGGCGACCCCGGCACCACAGCTGGCGAACCCGTGCCCGTGGTGGAGACGGTGAATGACGACCGGTTCACCCGCGAGACCCGGCAGGCCGTGCAGAACTTCTTCGAGGCGCTGGCCACCGGCGAGCTGGACTTCGTGCGCGCCCCGCGTGCCCGGGTCAGCTCCCTTGAGAGTGCGGTCGCGCTGGTGGAGGTGCGGCAGTGGCGCGGCATGCAGGCGCAGCCGGGCGCGCCACCGCAGCAACGTGCGGGCGTGGCGAGCGTGGTGTGGCGAGTGGCCGAGAACGCCGGGCAGCTGACCTGCACCTACCGCCTGGACCTGCACCGCCAGGACGACCGCTGGCTGTTGGCCGGCATCGACATCGACACCGGGAAAGCACCGTGA
- a CDS encoding DUF6355 family natural product biosynthesis protein: MTRTFITRLLGIVGLAFGLTMAVTTGSASAQIAMGGPYGPTGEVGSQSQIQTRPGGVFQAPYSAPGSQIQNSTNASSQIQSGPQAGGVSPQDVSAAASCGFFTDPSDHYYAKYNHCGWASSIKIRVSFWYGWSTRDIWVGRYVTNLSTHWQLQGAGMITNAWCIQNC; the protein is encoded by the coding sequence ATGACACGTACGTTCATCACGCGCCTGCTCGGCATCGTCGGCCTGGCGTTCGGGCTGACGATGGCCGTCACCACCGGAAGCGCCTCGGCGCAGATCGCCATGGGCGGCCCCTACGGACCCACCGGTGAGGTCGGCTCGCAGTCCCAGATCCAGACCCGACCCGGTGGCGTCTTCCAGGCGCCCTACTCGGCACCCGGTTCGCAGATCCAGAACAGCACCAACGCGAGTTCGCAGATCCAGTCCGGTCCGCAGGCTGGCGGGGTGAGCCCGCAGGATGTGTCCGCCGCGGCGTCGTGCGGCTTTTTCACCGACCCGAGCGACCACTACTACGCCAAGTACAACCACTGTGGCTGGGCGTCGAGCATCAAGATCAGGGTGAGCTTCTGGTACGGCTGGAGCACGCGCGACATCTGGGTGGGCCGCTACGTCACCAACCTCTCCACCCACTGGCAGCTCCAGGGCGCGGGAATGATCACCAACGCCTGGTGCATCCAGAACTGCTGA
- a CDS encoding YczE/YyaS/YitT family protein — protein sequence MKSEGDGYVYYGSRTELLVRSMRGRPASGGRRVGLDRARARMTAADRVLVARSARLVRLVAGTVLMGAGIALLVRARLGLLPLDVLHAAISRHTGWTMGGAFIAVQAVLLLTYLPLRIRPGVGTIVAATVPAVVCDTTLALLPEPVLAWRLVLLPVGGVVFALGIALYLGAEMGALPRDGLMLELHRRRPWLRPAVIRVVADTGCLLAGWLALGPVAAVVDGTVGLGSLLLAGALGPTIAVLLRRTSRFSTTPAPADAGRPLRDPSSPASQRELLTGSARPTGPDTTDRNRPRPHPMPMPGVPGADPTDHLKR from the coding sequence ATGAAATCCGAAGGGGACGGCTATGTGTACTACGGCTCCCGAACCGAGTTGTTGGTCCGCTCGATGCGCGGTCGACCCGCATCCGGCGGTCGTCGGGTGGGGCTCGACCGTGCGAGGGCACGCATGACTGCGGCCGATCGGGTTCTCGTCGCGCGCAGCGCCCGGTTGGTTCGTCTGGTCGCGGGAACCGTGCTCATGGGAGCGGGCATCGCGCTGTTGGTACGCGCGCGGCTGGGCCTGCTGCCGCTGGACGTGCTCCACGCCGCGATCAGCCGGCACACCGGGTGGACGATGGGCGGCGCGTTCATCGCCGTCCAGGCTGTCCTGCTATTGACCTACCTGCCGCTGCGGATACGTCCCGGCGTGGGAACGATCGTGGCCGCGACGGTGCCCGCGGTCGTGTGCGATACGACGTTGGCGTTGCTGCCCGAACCTGTCCTGGCATGGCGGTTGGTGCTGCTGCCGGTCGGCGGCGTGGTGTTCGCGCTGGGCATCGCCCTGTACCTCGGTGCCGAGATGGGCGCACTGCCGCGTGACGGCCTGATGCTGGAGCTGCACCGTCGCCGCCCGTGGCTGCGCCCGGCGGTGATCCGCGTCGTCGCCGACACCGGCTGCCTGCTCGCGGGGTGGCTCGCCCTGGGGCCGGTCGCGGCCGTCGTCGACGGGACGGTGGGCCTGGGATCGCTGCTACTGGCCGGCGCGCTCGGACCAACCATCGCAGTTCTGCTGCGCCGGACCAGCCGGTTCAGCACGACACCCGCGCCCGCCGACGCCGGCAGGCCGCTTCGCGATCCCTCCTCGCCTGCCTCCCAGCGGGAGCTGCTCACCGGGTCCGCCCGGCCCACAGGTCCGGACACCACCGACCGGAACCGGCCGCGGCCACACCCGATGCCAATGCCCGGCGTGCCGGGCGCGGATCCCACCGACCACCTCAAGCGCTGA